In Euphorbia lathyris chromosome 2, ddEupLath1.1, whole genome shotgun sequence, the sequence GCTTTGTTTTCGATCTGTGGGGGATTTTAAAACATCGCCGGAATCGCAAGTGGGGCGTATGCCGAACACGCCCGACCTGCGGTTCAGGCGTATGAAGATTACGCCCGAccaatggttcgggcgtgacAGCCACACGCCCTAACCATTGGTCGGGCGTAATCTTCATACGCCCGatccataggtcgggcgtgaatTGCATACGCCCGGACCATTGTTCGGGCGTAATCTTCATACGCCTGACCATTGGTCCGGGCGTGATTTGCACACGCCCGTGCgttatttttgtaaaaaaaattattttaacttaatttttaagattaaaaatattttagattaattatttagatttttaaaaaaatattttagatacCATACGCGGGCAGCTGGACCGTATAACGGCAacagaggtattttataaaattttataattaatttaagtattatttatagtatattattacttattattgagtaatatttttttccaggtgacgtggttgccttatggtcctgtccccgatgatgatcggcttcgagtgtcctacgccggttgaatacggtgtagagacatcgtcgagccgtatatgcccgatcgagcgctgcgacaggtcggatatactcagtctatcccagctgagcgtattagacctgataaagctgTACGACCATGGAAGTCTTTATCGTACAAGCTCGCGCATTCCTCTGTCACAGTTGAGTATACCTGGCAGaaatttccatcggctcggggcattgatcggaggagatgccagCCAGTTGGATACGATTCTACAgcctgtgatcctgcttacatggactggtatatgcgatattcgcatcctcatcttcttcatgcaccacaggctcGACCGGTCCAGTttgctcgcgccaacagcgaatatgtaagtttattattatttaatattattatttatttttagtttatatgtgtttattttttaatatattttttttttttttgcagtgggttagccgacgaggatgctccactcattaagagggagatggatgagtttatggacgcGTGGCGTCGGGCAAACTAACTTATTTTAGTAGAACTTTACATTTTAACACGTTTGATTTTATAcactcttttatgtttattaatttttatgcttattaatttttattttaattttgatgctgttaaattttatttgttaacgGGTACTCCGAGTTAAAATGCCGTAAATTGGATTTCAAAATGGATAATTCGTGTTTTTCACAATcatctaatattttttttttttggatttcggcacgcgggcgtgaggtaatcacgcctcaccctgtggtgaggcgtgattacctgaCGCCCGCGTGCCGGGAGAGGTCTTTTTTTCCCATTTTTTACCTCAAACTTTCAAAGGGTACTTTCGTCCTTTTACGGGACTAGAGGTAggaaattggggctgggtttaacaacaccctttaattaatacatatatatcagGTTGATGGAAATGTAAAAAATTGCCCATAAAAATGAAAGTTGTTTGTGAAAGTAAAAACAATTGAGATGAATTTAAATTGGATTGCAGATTGACACAAAAGCAGTACAGTACAGTAGTGTATGAAGTTCACACTGGCAGCCAATCCTCTCCACATTTGATCGATTCTGCTTGCTCATCCATCTATCGGCGACGCCTCTGTAATACTCCGTTAAGGGTGGTTCAACAAACGATATACAATCTCAGTCCCTTTCGCATTAAGGTTGGTAAAACCCTATCCCTAATTCTAATTTCATCCTCCCAAAGCTTTTACCTCCTAATCACTCACTCCCTCACTCAAGCTTTCAATTTTCAGCTTCTCTTCTTGATGACTGATAACTCTAGTTATTCTATTCCGTTTTAGAGGAATtacttatgatttttttttccctAATTAAAGCTTTAGATCTTGATAAATGATTAGCGATGATTGAAGTTAGAGCACTAACAAAAGATGAATTGACAGGACTTGTTTCTCTTTCAATTTCATGCCTCCGTTTCCATTGCTTTGTTAACTGGTTGTTCAGAATTTGAGACTAATGGCATTAAAGTGCCTGTTTTGTTCTCTTTTTAGTTTTGGTGCTAACATTGGTGGTGGATTTTCTTTTGCTCTGTTCGTTTGCAGAAATTATGGATATAAACTTGCCGGTAACTAAAGATCAGCGGTGTTCTGAATCTCTTGATATTATAGAAGACAGGATCAGCAAGTTGCCTGATGAAATTCTTGGCAAAATACTTTCCTATCTCCGAACAAAAAGAGCGGTTGCCACCTCTGTTTTGTCCAAAAGATGGGAATATCTTTGGACATTAACCTCTGATCTTGATTTTTGTGATTTTGGGCTACTTGATGATGAAgctgaaaataaaaatgataacgATTACATGATTAAGATGAGGTCCTTCCAGAGATACGTGGATAGGGTCATCTTTTACCATGGTGGATCAGATATAGGAAAATGCCGTTTGGATTTTCACAGTAAATATGCTGCCCCTAGTTTCTATGCTTTGATTTGTGCTCTAATAACTTGCAACGTCCAAAAATTATCTCTTGACTGCTGTAGAAGCACGTCCAACACTTATTCTCATTTGCCTTGGATGTTTTTTTCCAACAATACTCTCGTTGAATTGAGCATTAGTGGAAATCTTGTACTTGACTTGCCTACATATGTTTGTTTTCCATGCCTTAAAATCCTTTTTATTCAGTTTCCTGTATTTGTGGATGATGCTTCCACGGCAAGACTCTTTTCCAGTTGTCCGGTCCTTGAAGAATTAACTATTTTCAGATTGAAGGATGACCTGGAAATAATGAATATTTCTGTACCTTCATTGAAAAGATTGATGGTTGACTCTGGAACTTCTAGTTGTCTTCAGACTACGATTAATACCCCATGCCTGGAGTACCTTGAGATTGATGCACGAAGTAGATATTTTGTCAACTTTACATCATCTTTAGTTCATGCAGATGTTGAAGGCGTTGATATTTACCTACTCAATGCAATCTCTCAAGTTGAATATTTAAGTCTGACAGCAAGCGAGATGGTATGTTTGGAAATATCTTTTATTGCATGAAGTGATTCATCTTTTTTTCTATGCAATGCCTAAATAGATAATCTTGGAATTTATGTTTGTCAATTTACAGAGTCTCCAAAACATTATTCGTGATTCAGCCTTGCCTATATTCAAAAATCTTAAGACAATGGAGCTTCGTGACAGTGTTGGATGGCGAACACCAGCAAATGATTGGAAAGTGTTGCCTAATTTACTTGACTCCTCACCAAATCTACGAGTTCTTATCTTTTGTCAAGTAAGTTTCCTTTCACATTTGTAATCTATTTGGCTTCGTAATAAATGAAGTTTTGATTATTGTGGTGCTTAGGGACTTGTAAGTCTTACCCTTTATCGAGATGATTTCAACCACTTCGATTGGCAACGGCCAGAATCTGTGCCTGAATGTTTGAGCATGCATCTGAAGACAattgaaatttttgaatttgtgGGTTTCCCAGAGGAACTACAGATTGTGGAATATTTGCTTGAGTGTGGGAAAGTATTGGAGAAAATGATAATCCACAGATTTGTTCTTAGTAAAAGTACAAtaatgaagaagaaagtgaaacGGGATAAGGTTATGTCTGAACTGTTGAGCTTGAGAAGAAATTGTAGCACTGGTGAAGTTATGAGCTTTAAAAGAAGTTCTAGCTCATGTGAAGTTATTTTCACCGATTGAAGTTGTGCGCAAAGAAAGGCTTAATTTTGATAAATCTGCTGCCTTAAGAAGAAGTGGTTTGCACTTGTAAAAGATTGATATGAGTTGGGATCTTTAGCAGCTCTGTTTTATATCTTGTGTGATATGACTgtcttcttgttttttttttttttttttttttttgtgtctaTATTATGTTTTATCATCTCTATCAATTTTACTGATTACATTATTATCATTGTCTTGACAAACATGAAAACTAATTCTGGTTCCACAATGGAATCAGCCCCATCTAAATGAAATGTCAACCAAGGAAGCTTGCAACTCTATAGAAATCCATGTCCATCAAAATAATCGTTAAATGCATCCATCACGCTCCGATCAGCAGCTTGAGTGAGATGAGTTAAGAATGTCTCCGAATCTATAATGCGCGTGCCACTTCCATCTGCAGTAGAATCTCTTCTATGTGCATTAATATTCGATAGTTACATTATTTTTTAAGGCAGATTCGAGTGAGAATTATGATGATGGAAAAATTTATCAATATACAGACTTTCTGGAACATATTTTGGTTTT encodes:
- the LOC136219024 gene encoding F-box/FBD/LRR-repeat protein At4g00160-like isoform X2; amino-acid sequence: MDINLPVTKDQRCSESLDIIEDRISKLPDEILGKILSYLRTKRAVATSVLSKRWEYLWTLTSDLDFCDFGLLDDEAENKNDNDYMIKMRSFQRYVDRVIFYHGGSDIGKCRLDFHNVEGVDIYLLNAISQVEYLSLTASEMSLQNIIRDSALPIFKNLKTMELRDSVGWRTPANDWKVLPNLLDSSPNLRVLIFCQGLVSLTLYRDDFNHFDWQRPESVPECLSMHLKTIEIFEFVGFPEELQIVEYLLECGKVLEKMIIHRFVLSKSTIMKKKVKRDKVMSELLSLRRNCSTGEVMSFKRSSSSCEVIFTD
- the LOC136219024 gene encoding F-box/FBD/LRR-repeat protein At4g26340-like isoform X1, with amino-acid sequence MDINLPVTKDQRCSESLDIIEDRISKLPDEILGKILSYLRTKRAVATSVLSKRWEYLWTLTSDLDFCDFGLLDDEAENKNDNDYMIKMRSFQRYVDRVIFYHGGSDIGKCRLDFHSKYAAPSFYALICALITCNVQKLSLDCCRSTSNTYSHLPWMFFSNNTLVELSISGNLVLDLPTYVCFPCLKILFIQFPVFVDDASTARLFSSCPVLEELTIFRLKDDLEIMNISVPSLKRLMVDSGTSSCLQTTINTPCLEYLEIDARSRYFVNFTSSLVHADVEGVDIYLLNAISQVEYLSLTASEMSLQNIIRDSALPIFKNLKTMELRDSVGWRTPANDWKVLPNLLDSSPNLRVLIFCQGLVSLTLYRDDFNHFDWQRPESVPECLSMHLKTIEIFEFVGFPEELQIVEYLLECGKVLEKMIIHRFVLSKSTIMKKKVKRDKVMSELLSLRRNCSTGEVMSFKRSSSSCEVIFTD